In Streptomyces sp. 840.1, one DNA window encodes the following:
- a CDS encoding GNAT family N-acetyltransferase, with product MVLRPATRQDLPAVLALLADEDEVVDPASVVVDAAHEKAFADITGDARNEVLVLVDGRTVVGCPQATYIPGLGRHGAERALIEAVRIRPGLRGGGLGRQLMERAVERARQRGCALVQLTSTRQRTDAHRFYASLGFTASHEGFKLALRAGR from the coding sequence ATGGTTCTGCGCCCCGCCACCCGCCAGGACCTGCCCGCCGTTCTCGCGCTGCTCGCCGACGAGGACGAGGTCGTCGACCCCGCCTCGGTCGTCGTCGACGCGGCCCACGAGAAGGCCTTCGCCGACATCACGGGCGACGCGCGCAACGAGGTCCTGGTCCTGGTGGACGGCAGGACGGTGGTGGGCTGCCCGCAGGCCACGTACATCCCCGGGCTCGGCCGGCACGGCGCCGAGCGGGCCCTCATCGAGGCCGTCCGGATCAGACCCGGCCTGCGCGGCGGCGGGCTCGGGCGGCAGCTGATGGAGCGGGCCGTCGAGCGGGCGCGGCAGCGGGGGTGCGCGCTCGTGCAGCTGACCAGCACCAGGCAGCGGACGGACGCGCACCGCTTCTACGCGTCGCTGGGGTTCACCGCGAGCCACGAGGGCTTCAAGCTCGCCCTCCGAGCGGGCCGGTGA
- the dapD gene encoding 2,3,4,5-tetrahydropyridine-2,6-dicarboxylate N-succinyltransferase has translation MTDTTSTSTTGAVAAGLATIAGDGSVLDTWFPAPELTAEPGPAGTERLTPDRAVNLLGEGAAKAIGVDARRGVEVVAVRTVIGSLDDKPLDAHDAYLRLHLLSHRLVQPHGQNLDGLFGLLTNVAWTSLGPVAVDDLEKVRLNARAEGLHLQVTSVDKFPRMTDYVAPKGVRIADADRVRLGAHLASGTTVMHEGFVNFNAGTLGTSMVEGRISAGVVVGNGSDIGGGASTMGTLSGGGKERIVIGERCLVGAEAGVGIALGDECVVEAGLYVTAGTRVTLPDGQVVKARELSGASNILFRRNSVSGTVEARPNNAVWDGLNDVLHSND, from the coding sequence ATGACCGACACGACTTCCACCAGCACCACCGGCGCCGTCGCCGCCGGCCTCGCCACCATCGCCGGCGACGGTTCCGTTCTCGACACCTGGTTCCCCGCGCCCGAGCTCACTGCCGAGCCCGGCCCGGCCGGAACCGAGCGGCTCACCCCCGACCGGGCCGTCAACCTGCTCGGCGAGGGCGCCGCCAAGGCCATCGGCGTGGACGCCCGCCGGGGCGTCGAGGTCGTCGCCGTGCGTACGGTCATCGGCTCGCTCGACGACAAGCCGCTCGACGCGCACGACGCGTACCTGCGGCTGCACCTGCTCTCGCACCGCCTCGTCCAGCCGCACGGCCAGAACCTGGACGGCCTCTTCGGCCTCCTCACCAACGTGGCCTGGACCTCGCTCGGCCCGGTCGCCGTCGACGACCTGGAGAAGGTGCGGCTCAACGCCCGCGCCGAGGGCCTGCACCTCCAGGTCACCTCGGTCGACAAGTTCCCGCGCATGACGGACTACGTCGCGCCCAAGGGCGTGCGGATCGCCGACGCCGACCGGGTGCGGCTCGGCGCACACCTCGCCTCCGGCACCACCGTCATGCACGAGGGCTTCGTCAACTTCAACGCCGGCACCCTCGGCACCTCCATGGTCGAGGGCCGGATCTCCGCAGGTGTCGTGGTCGGCAACGGCTCCGACATCGGCGGCGGCGCGTCCACGATGGGCACGCTCTCCGGCGGTGGCAAGGAGCGCATCGTGATCGGTGAGCGCTGCCTGGTCGGCGCCGAGGCCGGGGTCGGAATCGCGCTGGGCGACGAGTGCGTCGTCGAGGCCGGCCTGTACGTCACCGCCGGCACCCGGGTCACGCTGCCGGACGGCCAGGTCGTCAAGGCACGCGAGCTCTCCGGCGCCTCGAACATCCTCTTCCGCCGCAACTCGGTGAGCGGAACGGTCGAGGCCCGCCCGAACAACGCGGTCTGGGACGGCCTCAACGACGTCCTGCACAGCAACGACTGA
- a CDS encoding peptidoglycan bridge formation glycyltransferase FemA/FemB family protein has protein sequence MSLRVERITREQHLAFVAGRGSASHMQVPSWGEVKPDWRAESIGWLDAGELVGAALVLYRPIPRIKRYLAYLPEGPVIPWHEGDLPRWLDPLVAHVKAQGAFTVRMGPPVIARRWEARTVKDAIPDPAARRLRDVEPDVCEPGAAELMDRLRGMGWRQGADGGTDGFSAGQPRYVFQVQFAGRSLEEIRDGLNQQWRRNIKKAEKAGVKVVEGDHDDLPAFYELYRETAERDRFIPRPLEYFQRMWTALRAEDPGRMRLYLAHHDGEVLSAATMLTVGTHVWYSYGASTSRRREVQPNNAIQWRMMSDAHERGASVYDLRGITDTLDESDHLMGLLRFKAGTGGRAAEYVGEWDYPVNRLLHKAFGLYMSRR, from the coding sequence ATGTCGCTGCGGGTCGAGCGCATCACGCGTGAACAGCACCTGGCGTTCGTCGCGGGCCGGGGTTCCGCGAGCCATATGCAGGTCCCCTCGTGGGGCGAGGTGAAGCCCGACTGGCGCGCGGAGAGCATCGGCTGGCTCGATGCCGGGGAGCTGGTCGGGGCCGCGCTGGTCCTGTACCGGCCGATCCCCCGCATCAAGCGGTATCTGGCCTATCTGCCGGAGGGGCCGGTCATCCCGTGGCACGAGGGCGACCTGCCCCGCTGGCTGGATCCGCTGGTGGCGCACGTCAAGGCGCAGGGCGCGTTCACGGTACGGATGGGACCGCCGGTGATCGCCCGCCGCTGGGAGGCGCGGACCGTCAAGGACGCCATCCCCGATCCGGCCGCGCGCAGACTGCGCGACGTCGAGCCGGACGTGTGCGAGCCGGGGGCCGCCGAGCTGATGGACCGGCTGCGCGGAATGGGCTGGCGGCAGGGTGCGGACGGGGGCACGGACGGCTTCAGCGCCGGACAGCCCCGGTACGTGTTCCAGGTCCAGTTCGCCGGGCGGTCGCTGGAGGAGATCCGCGACGGGCTGAACCAGCAGTGGCGGCGCAACATCAAGAAGGCGGAGAAGGCGGGCGTCAAGGTGGTCGAGGGCGACCACGACGACCTTCCGGCCTTCTACGAGCTGTACCGCGAGACGGCCGAGCGCGACCGCTTCATCCCCCGCCCGCTGGAATACTTCCAGCGCATGTGGACCGCCCTGCGCGCCGAGGACCCCGGGCGGATGCGGCTGTACCTGGCGCACCACGACGGGGAGGTCCTCTCCGCGGCGACGATGCTGACGGTCGGTACGCACGTCTGGTACTCCTACGGCGCCTCCACCAGCCGCCGGCGCGAGGTGCAGCCCAACAACGCGATCCAGTGGCGGATGATGAGCGACGCGCACGAGCGCGGCGCGAGCGTCTACGACCTGCGCGGCATCACCGACACCCTCGACGAGAGCGACCACCTGATGGGCCTGCTGCGCTTCAAGGCGGGCACCGGCGGCCGGGCGGCGGAGTACGTCGGGGAGTGGGACTACCCGGTCAACAGGCTGCTGCACAAGGCGTTCGGCCTGTACATGTCGCGCCGCTGA
- a CDS encoding alkaline phosphatase PhoX, with protein MAFTRREFTRQSALTGAGIALTGTVAALATAPGALAAGDSKHGHDDHGHGHDHDGHDGHGHGHGHEPGYGALVPDPKGILALPAGFSYKVITHSGVTKLETGEYTPSNHDGTAAFEGARGVTLLVNNHELAGVRADWEHPVPLTDGLVYDAVAGGGCTVVETRRDGRTAEWVGIAGTSTNCAGGATPWGTWLTCEETEDKAGKNGLLKDHGYVFEVDPYDKRANRDPRPIKAFGRYAHEAVVIDPKQGHAYLTEDASGPNGLLYRWVPPHGFRHGRGKLRTLAADAGVLQATKCFDRSGRFVDDLSRATKIGTVYGVDWVDVPDRDAKTVSVRKQFGDKAVTRARKLEGMWWGDGGAYIVSSFARSESPVQHDGQVWFYDPKRRTLTLKVLLGVNADPSKDGAFDGPDNITVSPYGGLVIAEDGEGVQHLFGATESGRTYPIARNELNAGTEEDPEYSEFTGVTFSPDGKTLFANIQTPGIMVAITGPWKRQPREQR; from the coding sequence ATGGCCTTCACGCGCAGGGAATTCACCAGACAGTCCGCCCTCACCGGTGCCGGCATCGCCCTCACCGGAACCGTCGCCGCGCTGGCCACCGCGCCCGGCGCCCTCGCCGCCGGGGACTCGAAGCACGGCCACGACGACCACGGCCACGGTCACGACCACGACGGGCACGACGGACACGGGCACGGCCACGGCCACGAGCCCGGCTACGGGGCGCTGGTCCCCGACCCGAAGGGCATACTCGCGCTGCCCGCCGGATTCTCGTACAAGGTCATCACCCACAGTGGTGTCACCAAGCTGGAGACCGGTGAGTACACCCCCTCCAACCACGACGGCACGGCCGCCTTCGAGGGCGCGCGCGGCGTCACCCTGCTGGTGAACAACCACGAGCTGGCCGGCGTCCGCGCGGACTGGGAGCACCCGGTCCCGCTCACAGACGGTCTCGTCTACGACGCGGTCGCGGGCGGCGGCTGCACCGTGGTGGAGACCCGCCGCGACGGCCGCACCGCCGAGTGGGTCGGCATCGCCGGCACCTCCACCAACTGCGCCGGCGGCGCCACCCCGTGGGGCACCTGGCTCACCTGCGAGGAGACCGAGGACAAGGCCGGGAAGAACGGCCTGCTCAAGGACCACGGCTACGTCTTCGAGGTCGACCCGTACGACAAGCGCGCCAACCGCGACCCCCGCCCCATCAAGGCCTTCGGCCGGTACGCCCACGAGGCGGTCGTCATCGACCCCAAGCAGGGCCACGCCTACCTGACCGAGGACGCCTCCGGTCCCAACGGACTGCTCTACCGCTGGGTCCCGCCGCACGGCTTCAGGCACGGCCGCGGCAAGCTGCGCACGCTCGCCGCCGACGCCGGTGTGCTGCAGGCCACCAAGTGCTTCGACCGCAGCGGCAGGTTCGTCGACGACCTCTCGCGCGCCACGAAGATCGGCACGGTGTACGGCGTGGACTGGGTCGACGTACCCGACCGCGACGCGAAGACCGTCTCGGTGCGCAAGCAGTTCGGTGACAAGGCCGTCACCCGGGCCCGCAAGCTCGAAGGCATGTGGTGGGGGGACGGCGGCGCCTACATCGTCTCCTCCTTCGCCCGCAGCGAGAGCCCGGTCCAGCACGACGGCCAGGTCTGGTTCTACGACCCGAAGCGCCGCACCCTGACGCTGAAGGTGCTGCTCGGCGTCAACGCCGACCCCTCGAAGGACGGTGCCTTCGACGGCCCGGACAACATCACCGTCTCGCCGTACGGCGGCCTCGTGATCGCCGAGGACGGCGAGGGCGTCCAGCACCTGTTCGGGGCCACCGAGAGCGGCCGCACCTACCCCATCGCGCGCAACGAGCTGAACGCCGGGACCGAGGAGGACCCGGAGTACAGCGAGTTCACCGGGGTCACCTTCTCGCCCGACGGGAAGACGCTGTTCGCCAACATCCAGACGCCCGGGATCATGGTGGCCATCACCGGCCCGTGGAAGCGTCAGCCGCGAGAGCAGCGGTAA
- a CDS encoding antibiotic biosynthesis monooxygenase yields the protein MSVEVVTRPDFTRADAGIVKASTWDAGSPERQRRAVEAIREAWGSREWPRPGPLSYTVHAGEDGRTLLHYSQWADEESHRAFVRAGRDGRDADIDAAVPGIERLAPRTYELYRSTAGGPDAREPGCVVIVDVEFDGADKARQRDWVDGVFEALGTDPAPAPGGISAHFHVSTDGTRVLNYAEWVSAQAHIDALAAAGDGIGSRTPQWEGVQAYPGVTGGGVHRYTPALSLRPAVGAR from the coding sequence ATGAGCGTGGAAGTCGTGACCCGGCCCGATTTCACCCGAGCGGACGCGGGGATCGTCAAGGCGAGCACCTGGGACGCCGGCAGCCCCGAGCGGCAGCGCCGAGCCGTCGAGGCCATCCGGGAGGCCTGGGGCAGCCGGGAGTGGCCGAGGCCCGGCCCGCTCTCGTACACCGTCCACGCGGGGGAGGACGGCAGGACGCTGCTGCACTACTCGCAGTGGGCGGACGAGGAGAGCCACCGGGCCTTCGTCCGGGCCGGGCGCGACGGGCGCGACGCCGACATCGACGCGGCCGTGCCGGGGATCGAGCGGCTCGCGCCCCGCACCTACGAGCTCTACCGCTCCACGGCGGGCGGCCCGGACGCACGGGAGCCGGGATGCGTCGTGATCGTCGACGTCGAGTTCGACGGAGCGGACAAGGCCCGCCAACGCGACTGGGTGGACGGCGTGTTCGAGGCGCTCGGGACCGACCCCGCGCCCGCGCCCGGCGGCATCAGCGCTCACTTCCACGTCAGCACCGACGGAACCCGGGTGCTCAACTACGCGGAATGGGTGAGCGCGCAGGCCCACATCGACGCGCTGGCCGCCGCCGGGGACGGGATCGGGTCACGGACACCGCAGTGGGAGGGGGTGCAGGCCTACCCCGGCGTGACCGGCGGCGGCGTGCACCGCTACACCCCCGCGCTCAGCCTGCGGCCGGCCGTCGGGGCGCGGTGA
- a CDS encoding TerD family protein — MTAMTPGSNIPLSASRVAVDVAAPVRLDVSGLLLTADGKVRSDDDFIFYNQPSGPGVTYRSGGGTAPDAIVVDTAAVPPGIEKIVVTASPDGAGQTFQGIEPTATVRNADDGSALATFTPPQLGAETALVVIEVYRRGGAWKARAVGQGYANGLAGIATDFGVSVEDEPAAAPVPAAAPAPAAPPAPAAAPVDPRLAAPPVPAAPPAPPAAPPAAPAPGRINLDKGRVNLQKNQTVSLVKGGRPLLSQVKMGLGWEPAFRGKDIDLDASVIAYGPNRNHLDSCYFGKLSILNGAIKHSGDNLTGEGAGDDEVIVVDLGRIPAEATGLVFTVNSFTGQKFTEVAKAYCRLIDAATGEELVRFDLTSAEAQTGVIMAKLIKQFSGEWEMTAVGDFVKSRTVRGMVKPAAQSL; from the coding sequence ATGACCGCTATGACACCCGGCTCGAACATCCCTCTCTCCGCCTCCCGCGTGGCGGTGGACGTCGCCGCTCCGGTGCGGCTCGACGTGTCGGGCCTGCTGCTCACCGCCGACGGCAAGGTGCGCTCCGACGACGACTTCATCTTCTACAACCAGCCCTCGGGCCCCGGTGTGACCTACCGCTCCGGCGGCGGCACGGCGCCCGACGCGATCGTGGTGGACACCGCGGCGGTGCCGCCCGGCATCGAGAAGATCGTCGTGACCGCGAGCCCGGACGGAGCGGGTCAGACCTTCCAGGGCATCGAGCCGACCGCCACCGTGCGCAACGCGGACGACGGCAGCGCGCTCGCCACCTTCACCCCGCCGCAGCTGGGCGCCGAAACCGCGCTCGTGGTCATCGAGGTGTACCGCAGGGGTGGGGCCTGGAAGGCACGCGCGGTCGGCCAGGGCTATGCCAACGGGCTGGCGGGCATCGCCACCGACTTCGGCGTCTCCGTCGAGGACGAGCCCGCGGCCGCCCCGGTGCCCGCCGCCGCGCCCGCCCCCGCGGCGCCCCCGGCGCCCGCCGCCGCACCGGTGGACCCGAGGCTCGCCGCCCCGCCGGTGCCCGCCGCGCCGCCGGCCCCGCCCGCCGCCCCTCCGGCGGCCCCCGCCCCGGGCCGGATCAACCTGGACAAGGGCCGGGTCAACCTGCAGAAGAACCAGACGGTGTCGCTGGTCAAGGGCGGCCGGCCGCTGCTCTCCCAGGTCAAGATGGGCCTCGGCTGGGAGCCCGCGTTCCGGGGCAAGGACATCGACCTGGACGCGTCGGTGATCGCCTACGGGCCCAACCGCAACCACCTGGACAGCTGCTACTTCGGCAAGCTCTCCATCCTCAACGGCGCCATCAAGCACTCGGGCGACAACCTCACGGGCGAGGGCGCCGGGGACGACGAGGTGATCGTCGTCGACCTGGGCCGCATCCCGGCGGAGGCCACCGGCCTCGTCTTCACGGTCAACTCCTTCACCGGCCAGAAGTTCACCGAGGTGGCCAAGGCCTACTGCCGGCTGATCGACGCGGCCACCGGCGAGGAGCTGGTCCGCTTCGACCTGACGAGCGCCGAGGCCCAGACAGGCGTGATCATGGCCAAGCTGATCAAGCAGTTCTCCGGCGAGTGGGAGATGACAGCGGTGGGCGACTTCGTGAAGTCACGCACCGTCCGGGGCATGGTGAAGCCTGCGGCCCAGTCGCTCTAG
- a CDS encoding DUF4232 domain-containing protein codes for MAGTFALSGCAGFLVPAGEGEAGPSPSRTASAGVRADRPSPLDIASEPAARPGQPVRPAPTPSATGCPDSGLVVDMGPVEAALGHRAVGLTLTNCGGKPVRVDGYPSVQALDEKGDALPVKVNPGSSYMGQDKGPEEVMLSPGKTMHSLLAWVSTPTGGDMIEGDALEIAPAPGLEARTFPLEGSDVRLLDEFNMTGWRTSTTG; via the coding sequence ATGGCCGGAACATTCGCCCTGTCCGGGTGCGCGGGCTTCCTCGTACCGGCGGGGGAGGGGGAGGCGGGCCCGAGCCCGTCGCGCACGGCGTCCGCCGGGGTGCGCGCGGACCGGCCGTCCCCGCTGGACATCGCGTCCGAACCCGCCGCGCGTCCGGGGCAGCCGGTCCGCCCGGCCCCCACACCCTCCGCCACCGGCTGCCCGGACTCGGGTCTCGTCGTGGACATGGGCCCCGTGGAGGCCGCCCTCGGCCACCGCGCCGTGGGGCTCACCCTGACCAACTGCGGCGGCAAGCCCGTCCGGGTCGACGGCTACCCCTCGGTCCAGGCCCTCGACGAGAAGGGTGACGCGCTGCCGGTGAAGGTGAATCCGGGCTCGTCCTACATGGGCCAGGACAAGGGCCCCGAAGAGGTCATGCTGTCCCCCGGGAAGACCATGCACTCGCTCCTGGCCTGGGTCTCCACCCCGACCGGCGGCGACATGATCGAGGGTGACGCGCTGGAGATCGCCCCGGCGCCCGGCCTGGAGGCGCGCACCTTCCCGCTGGAGGGCAGCGACGTACGGCTGCTCGACGAGTTCAACATGACGGGCTGGCGGACCTCGACGACCGGGTGA
- a CDS encoding MFS transporter → MLRGVPRTVRLLALGAFFNGVVSFTFVYLFVYLTGPRGLSVAQAGVLSGFGGAGIVAGNFTGGWFGDRYGHRRMLLTGACVSGAVLVSLPLLPLTALYCVLPLAEYASGVVRAANSALVAVSVPEGRRRQSFALTRFAGNGGFAVGPPLGALIAARFSYDWLFVIDGVGTLLYAAYAARILPAPGTAHPRPVRRPDAPGLWSELRARPAVPVLLAAIVCVDLVYRQQYSTLPVFLADHGHGTQFYGWLIAVNGGVILCLELPAAHALRDRAPLGIVGTGLLLVGTGYAVLIPGAGALFAVLMMLSLTVGEILYKTPATAYVADRAPAHAQGRFQSLYAGASISGQVLAPPLGGALYATAPALLWPACAVLAGVAGAAVLAARRLREPARPLRATGGDTPHTEPETSEKTETL, encoded by the coding sequence ATGCTGCGGGGTGTGCCGCGCACGGTGCGGCTGCTGGCACTCGGCGCGTTCTTCAACGGCGTGGTGAGCTTCACCTTCGTCTACCTCTTCGTCTACCTGACCGGGCCGCGCGGACTCTCCGTCGCCCAGGCCGGGGTGCTCAGCGGCTTCGGCGGGGCCGGAATCGTCGCGGGCAACTTCACCGGCGGCTGGTTCGGCGACCGGTACGGACACCGCCGGATGCTGCTGACCGGCGCCTGTGTGAGCGGGGCCGTGCTCGTCAGCCTCCCGCTCCTGCCGCTCACCGCCCTGTACTGCGTGCTCCCGCTCGCCGAGTACGCGAGCGGGGTGGTGCGCGCCGCGAACTCCGCGCTCGTCGCGGTCTCCGTCCCCGAGGGCCGCCGGCGCCAGAGCTTCGCCCTCACCCGGTTCGCGGGCAACGGGGGCTTCGCCGTCGGACCGCCGCTCGGCGCGCTGATCGCCGCCCGCTTCTCCTACGACTGGCTCTTCGTCATCGACGGCGTCGGGACCCTGCTGTACGCCGCCTACGCGGCACGGATCCTTCCGGCCCCGGGCACCGCGCACCCCCGCCCCGTGCGCCGCCCGGACGCCCCCGGGCTCTGGAGCGAACTGCGGGCCAGGCCCGCCGTACCGGTGCTCCTCGCCGCGATCGTCTGCGTCGACCTGGTCTACCGCCAGCAGTACTCCACCCTGCCCGTCTTCCTCGCCGACCACGGCCACGGCACCCAGTTCTACGGCTGGCTCATCGCCGTCAACGGGGGCGTCATCCTCTGCCTCGAACTCCCCGCCGCCCACGCGCTGCGCGACCGGGCGCCGCTCGGCATCGTGGGCACCGGACTGCTGCTGGTCGGGACCGGCTACGCGGTGCTGATCCCCGGCGCCGGGGCGCTGTTCGCCGTCCTGATGATGCTTTCGCTGACTGTGGGCGAGATCCTCTACAAGACCCCGGCCACGGCCTATGTCGCGGACCGGGCGCCCGCCCACGCCCAGGGCCGGTTCCAGAGCCTGTACGCGGGCGCCTCCATCAGCGGACAGGTGCTGGCACCCCCGCTGGGCGGCGCGCTGTACGCCACCGCGCCCGCGCTCCTGTGGCCCGCCTGCGCGGTGCTGGCCGGCGTCGCCGGAGCGGCCGTGCTCGCGGCCCGGCGGCTTCGTGAACCCGCCAGGCCCCTTCGGGCAACAGGAGGTGACACGCCACATACGGAGCCGGAGACGTCGGAGAAGACGGAGACACTGTGA
- the dapA gene encoding 4-hydroxy-tetrahydrodipicolinate synthase, whose product MTSPGAPRPRPFGSALCAMITPFTADGALDPDAAAGHASALVADGCDGLVLSGTTGESPTTSDAEKAALVRAVREAVGPDVPLVAGVGTSDTRHTVELAGQAERAGADGLLVVTPYYSRPPQAAVEAHFRRVADATGLPLMLYDIPGRTGTRIEPETVLRLAEHPRVVAVKDCSQDLLGATKVIAATSLAYYSGCEELNLPLYAVGGAGYVSTVANVAPRPLRAVLDAFDAGDTAEAARLNGLAAPLVGLMMASGLPGTVTAKALLDAGPVREPLQPAGREAADGLRRAYEELLSAC is encoded by the coding sequence ATGACGTCTCCCGGAGCACCCCGGCCGCGCCCCTTCGGCAGCGCCCTCTGCGCCATGATCACGCCGTTCACCGCCGACGGGGCCCTCGATCCGGACGCGGCCGCCGGGCACGCCTCGGCCCTGGTCGCGGACGGCTGCGACGGCCTGGTGCTCAGCGGCACCACCGGCGAGTCCCCGACCACCTCGGACGCCGAGAAGGCGGCCCTGGTACGCGCGGTGCGGGAGGCGGTCGGCCCGGACGTGCCACTGGTCGCGGGGGTCGGGACCAGCGACACCCGGCACACCGTGGAGCTGGCCGGGCAGGCGGAACGGGCGGGCGCCGACGGCCTGCTCGTCGTCACCCCGTACTACAGCCGGCCTCCGCAGGCCGCCGTCGAGGCGCACTTCAGGCGGGTCGCCGACGCGACGGGCCTCCCGCTGATGCTGTACGACATCCCCGGCCGCACCGGCACCCGGATCGAACCTGAGACGGTGCTCCGGCTCGCGGAGCACCCGCGCGTCGTGGCCGTGAAGGACTGCTCCCAGGACCTGCTGGGCGCGACGAAGGTGATCGCGGCCACCTCGCTCGCGTACTACTCGGGCTGCGAGGAGCTGAATCTGCCGCTGTACGCGGTGGGCGGCGCGGGCTACGTCAGCACGGTCGCCAATGTGGCGCCGCGCCCGCTGCGCGCCGTCCTGGACGCGTTCGACGCCGGGGACACGGCGGAGGCGGCGCGGCTGAACGGGCTGGCGGCCCCGCTCGTCGGGCTGATGATGGCGTCCGGGCTGCCCGGCACGGTGACCGCGAAGGCGCTGCTGGACGCGGGCCCGGTCCGGGAACCGCTGCAGCCCGCCGGGCGCGAGGCGGCCGACGGGCTGCGGAGGGCGTACGAGGAACTGCTCAGCGCCTGTTGA
- a CDS encoding RNA polymerase sigma factor, whose protein sequence is MTGPPRDDDAAVVSQSLEQPETFALLYDRYAADIHRYAARRLGEGAADDITADTFLIAFRARARFDTGRESARPWLYGIAANLINGKPGDDHSARERFRFLADLPSDPVEVRKPARTPSRGSGRCGPRTRWAARSSASASRAGPDCCSWTRRRSGTRAAAECTRRSVTAPTPS, encoded by the coding sequence GTGACCGGACCACCGAGAGACGACGACGCGGCCGTCGTCAGCCAGTCGCTGGAACAGCCCGAGACGTTCGCGCTGCTCTACGACCGGTACGCCGCCGACATCCACCGCTATGCCGCCCGCCGGCTCGGCGAGGGCGCCGCCGACGACATCACCGCCGACACCTTCCTCATCGCCTTCCGGGCCCGCGCCCGCTTCGACACCGGCCGGGAGAGCGCCCGGCCCTGGCTGTACGGGATCGCGGCCAACCTCATCAACGGGAAGCCGGGCGACGACCACTCGGCCCGCGAACGGTTCCGGTTCCTGGCGGACCTGCCCTCGGACCCGGTCGAGGTGCGGAAACCGGCCCGCACACCGTCCCGGGGGTCCGGGCGGTGCGGACCCAGGACGCGCTGGGCCGCCCGGTCATCGGCATCCGCTTCCCGGGCAGGCCCGGACTGCTGCTCCTGGACGCGAAGACGTTCCGGTACGCGGGCAGCGGCGGAATGTACTCGCCGGTCGGTGACGGCGCCGACGCCGTCATGA
- a CDS encoding winged helix-turn-helix transcriptional regulator, with protein MPQRTSLADADCAIAQALDVVGDWWTLLIVRDTARGVHRFDALQHELGVSRKVLTERLRLLVDADVLSREPYQERPARYEYRLTPRGRALLPVLIALQDWGDAWVTGDGATMATTQESSHEAARVHALVGTRVPELSLPFHTGGEHDPVASATPYTVLYFFPGAYARPESYPPGWAGIPGARGCTLESCTYRDQLAEFTAAGATVHGVSTQRPDEQAAFAEAERLRFPLLSDADLTLTAALRLPTFRAAGISRLKRLTLVVDRDRTVREALYPITDIEQSVRAALTAVRGAGAGRTQEA; from the coding sequence ATGCCCCAGCGCACCAGCCTGGCCGACGCCGACTGCGCGATCGCCCAGGCGCTCGACGTGGTCGGCGACTGGTGGACCCTGCTGATCGTGCGGGACACGGCGCGCGGGGTGCACCGTTTCGACGCGCTCCAGCACGAGCTGGGGGTGTCCCGCAAGGTCCTGACGGAGCGGCTGCGGCTGCTGGTCGACGCGGACGTGCTGTCCCGGGAGCCCTACCAGGAGCGGCCCGCCCGGTACGAGTACCGGCTGACCCCGCGCGGCCGCGCCCTGCTGCCCGTACTGATCGCGCTCCAGGACTGGGGCGACGCGTGGGTGACGGGAGACGGAGCGACCATGGCCACCACACAGGAGTCCTCGCACGAGGCCGCACGGGTGCACGCGCTGGTGGGCACCCGGGTACCGGAGCTGAGCCTGCCGTTCCACACCGGCGGGGAGCACGACCCGGTAGCCTCGGCGACCCCGTACACCGTCCTGTACTTCTTCCCCGGCGCCTACGCCCGCCCGGAGTCCTATCCCCCGGGCTGGGCGGGCATCCCGGGTGCGCGGGGCTGCACCCTCGAATCGTGCACGTACCGCGACCAGCTGGCCGAGTTCACGGCGGCGGGCGCGACGGTGCACGGCGTCTCCACCCAGCGCCCCGACGAGCAGGCGGCGTTCGCGGAGGCGGAGCGGCTGCGCTTCCCGCTCCTGTCGGACGCGGACCTGACCCTGACGGCGGCGCTGCGGCTGCCGACCTTCCGGGCTGCGGGGATCAGCCGGCTGAAGCGGCTGACGCTGGTGGTGGACCGGGACCGCACGGTCCGCGAGGCGCTGTACCCGATCACCGACATCGAACAGAGCGTGCGGGCCGCACTGACGGCGGTCCGGGGCGCGGGAGCGGGTCGTACGCAAGAGGCGTAG